In the Sporohalobacter salinus genome, one interval contains:
- a CDS encoding DUF1614 domain-containing protein, with product MSFGILLLVAVGILVYLGFAQRVLDRMYLTDKQALLFIGLLIAGSYIDIPITNNPPITINVGGAILPIVLAIYILAKADYREVIRALISIVVTGGVIYALTQIYQFEEGHTLLDPSYLFGVVAGITAYLTSRSRRSAFISGTLGFLLYDLIHVWQITFGGVTGRADIGGAGALDTIILAGLIAIVLTEIVGESRERLETEVTGNNKESRKDSDNMEIGDLNGGEDDE from the coding sequence ATGTCTTTTGGAATTTTGTTATTAGTAGCGGTAGGGATTTTAGTCTATTTAGGTTTTGCTCAGCGTGTTCTGGATAGAATGTATCTAACTGATAAACAGGCTTTATTATTTATTGGACTTTTAATAGCAGGTAGTTATATTGATATTCCAATTACCAATAATCCCCCAATTACTATTAATGTTGGAGGGGCTATTTTACCAATAGTCTTAGCTATTTATATTTTGGCTAAGGCAGATTATAGAGAAGTGATTAGAGCATTAATTTCAATAGTAGTTACAGGAGGAGTTATCTACGCTTTAACTCAGATATATCAGTTTGAGGAAGGGCATACTCTACTTGATCCTTCTTATCTTTTTGGAGTGGTTGCTGGTATAACTGCTTATTTAACTAGTCGGTCGAGAAGAAGTGCCTTTATTTCTGGTACACTAGGGTTTCTCTTATATGATTTAATTCATGTATGGCAGATTACTTTTGGAGGGGTAACAGGCAGAGCAGATATTGGTGGAGCTGGTGCTTTAGATACTATAATTTTAGCTGGATTAATTGCTATAGTATTGACTGAAATTGTTGGAGAGTCTAGAGAAAGATTAGAAACAGAGGTAACGGGAAATAATAAAGAAAGTCGAAAAGATTCAGATAATATGGAGATTGGGGATCTTAATGGAGGTGAAGATGATGAGTAG
- a CDS encoding carbon starvation protein A: MVSFIGGLIILIVGYLIYGNFVSRIFGEDETRETPAITKEDGVDYVPLSWGRIFLIQLLNIAGLGPIFGAISGALWGPVAFIWIALGSIFAGGVHDYLAGMLSIRNGGATISEIVGEYLGEGARKFMRGFSVILLILVGTVFMTGPAKLLANLTPNIITVNVWLAIIIAYYFLATILPVDKIIAKFYPVLGASLLIMALGVGGGLVIGDYQIPEIAFNNLHPESLPIWPLMFVTIACGAVSGFHATQSPLMARCLKNEKDGRKVFYGAMIAEGVIAMIWAAAAMTFFGGTGELAAAMSNLGGPAGIVKEISDSMLGIVGGILAMLGVVALPISSGDTAFRSARLILSDIFELGQAESKNRLKLAIPLFVIGTLLSQMDFSIIWRYFAWSNQTLAMIALWAGAAYLARHNRLHWISTIPATFMTAVSVSYIITAPEGFGLSVKIATISGVLVALIALIWFLLTKKTATEKEQEIKVN, encoded by the coding sequence TTGGTATCTTTTATTGGTGGATTAATTATTTTAATTGTAGGATATTTAATTTATGGTAACTTTGTGTCTCGTATATTTGGTGAAGATGAGACAAGAGAGACTCCAGCAATTACTAAAGAGGATGGAGTTGATTATGTGCCTTTAAGCTGGGGGAGAATCTTTTTGATCCAATTGCTTAATATTGCTGGTTTAGGACCTATTTTTGGGGCGATCTCAGGAGCTCTTTGGGGGCCAGTAGCTTTCATATGGATTGCTTTAGGATCTATTTTCGCAGGTGGAGTTCATGATTACTTAGCAGGAATGTTATCAATAAGAAATGGCGGAGCAACAATCTCAGAGATTGTTGGTGAATACTTAGGTGAAGGTGCCCGTAAGTTTATGCGTGGTTTTTCTGTAATTCTTTTAATCTTAGTTGGGACTGTATTTATGACTGGTCCTGCTAAATTATTAGCTAACTTGACACCTAATATAATTACTGTCAATGTTTGGTTGGCAATTATTATTGCTTATTATTTTTTAGCTACTATTCTTCCAGTAGATAAGATTATTGCCAAATTTTATCCTGTTTTAGGTGCTTCATTATTGATTATGGCTTTAGGAGTAGGTGGTGGATTGGTAATTGGTGATTATCAGATCCCAGAAATAGCTTTTAATAATTTACATCCTGAGTCTTTGCCAATTTGGCCACTCATGTTTGTCACAATAGCTTGTGGAGCAGTTAGCGGATTTCATGCTACTCAGTCGCCGTTAATGGCTCGTTGTCTTAAAAACGAAAAAGATGGTCGTAAGGTGTTTTATGGCGCTATGATTGCTGAAGGAGTTATAGCTATGATTTGGGCAGCTGCTGCTATGACTTTCTTTGGAGGTACTGGTGAATTAGCTGCTGCTATGTCTAATTTAGGTGGGCCTGCAGGGATTGTAAAAGAGATAAGTGATAGTATGTTAGGAATAGTTGGTGGAATTTTAGCTATGTTAGGAGTTGTAGCTTTGCCCATTAGTTCAGGTGATACTGCTTTTCGTAGTGCACGGTTAATTTTATCTGATATATTTGAATTAGGACAGGCTGAGAGTAAGAATCGTTTAAAGTTAGCAATACCTCTTTTTGTAATTGGTACTTTATTATCTCAGATGGATTTCAGTATTATCTGGCGTTACTTTGCTTGGTCTAATCAGACTTTGGCTATGATAGCATTGTGGGCCGGTGCTGCTTATTTAGCTAGGCATAATAGATTACATTGGATATCTACTATTCCGGCTACTTTTATGACTGCAGTTTCTGTTTCCTATATTATTACCGCCCCGGAAGGTTTTGGGCTAAGTGTGAAGATAGCTACAATAAGTGGAGTGTTGGTAGCACTTATCGCTTTAATTTGGTTCTTACTAACTAAAAAAACAGCAACCGAAAAAGAACAAGAAATAAAAGTTAATTAA
- the spoIIP gene encoding stage II sporulation protein P, with protein sequence MSRYLTKISILVLTILLLFSTLTLAAEDSPDYFTVVDKSGKPVFTTGMEVHKGDWYIGPDNKKYTIIEVKDNKAIAKYEKKVNLISEDSKLPSMLSKVSKSEALLAKGQQKKTVALYHTHSDESYVPSSGTHSESGLGDINNVVDKFAAELKEKGFKVLKSGHAHGPHDGGAYARSRRTAKKLTQKRPEAIFDVHRDGVPDKSQYLTNINGKKVAKVRIVVGRQNPGMKANDKFAKQLKYVADKKYPELVKGIYYAKGSYNQDLSPRSTLLEFGTHTNTVNDAKESTVFFSNAVTRLLSAQAQGAEDVTNEQNSGALQSLLVILGIIIVGMLGYLFVNEGSLSGVVNRIKEFFGGEFAGLYDNDDEK encoded by the coding sequence ATGAGTAGGTATTTAACGAAGATTTCAATTTTGGTCTTAACCATCTTACTTTTATTTAGTACTCTAACCTTGGCGGCAGAGGATTCGCCAGATTACTTTACAGTAGTAGATAAGAGTGGTAAACCTGTTTTTACAACAGGAATGGAGGTTCATAAAGGTGATTGGTATATTGGACCAGATAATAAGAAATATACCATAATTGAAGTCAAAGATAATAAAGCAATTGCAAAGTATGAAAAGAAAGTGAACCTTATTTCTGAGGACAGCAAATTGCCTTCTATGTTATCAAAAGTATCAAAATCAGAAGCATTATTAGCTAAAGGACAGCAGAAAAAAACAGTTGCTCTTTATCATACTCATAGTGATGAATCATATGTACCCAGTAGTGGGACTCATAGTGAATCAGGACTAGGTGATATCAATAATGTAGTAGATAAATTTGCTGCTGAATTGAAAGAGAAGGGGTTTAAAGTTCTCAAATCTGGTCACGCTCATGGACCTCATGATGGCGGTGCCTATGCACGTTCACGGCGAACAGCAAAAAAATTAACTCAGAAGAGACCTGAGGCTATTTTTGATGTACATCGTGATGGAGTCCCGGATAAATCACAATATTTAACTAATATCAATGGTAAGAAAGTAGCTAAAGTAAGAATAGTTGTAGGACGTCAGAATCCTGGTATGAAGGCTAATGATAAATTTGCTAAGCAGTTGAAGTATGTTGCTGATAAAAAGTATCCTGAGTTAGTAAAAGGTATTTATTATGCTAAAGGAAGTTATAATCAGGATTTGTCGCCGCGATCAACTCTATTGGAGTTTGGAACTCATACGAATACTGTAAATGATGCTAAAGAGTCTACTGTCTTTTTTAGTAATGCTGTTACTCGTTTACTTTCAGCTCAGGCTCAGGGAGCTGAGGATGTAACGAATGAACAGAATTCTGGAGCTTTGCAATCATTACTAGTCATTTTAGGAATAATTATTGTTGGTATGCTTGGGTATTTATTTGTTAATGAAGGAAGTTTGAGTGGAGTAGTTAATAGGATTAAAGAATTTTTTGGTGGAGAATTTGCTGGTCTTTATGATAATGATGATGAAAAATAA
- a CDS encoding YIEGIA family protein — MEYGAMIILSTILGTLARFWMLRIDYRQYPGYPHGYAVHLALGFIAAGLGGLVAPALLEEEYVAITFLSVAAQQFSNIRSMEREFLTNLEKTELVPRGSAYIEGIAKVFEARNYLAMLVAFMSSIGYILFSWYGAVIAGIITALILQQAMTEDIIKDIAKVDVVDLEFIGPDGANIAIDEVVIMNVGLKESLKHWKSGGIGIVIDPKNDDARATLANIGQRQAILHDVITQLGVKLDTGVQDYTPLARLNLDTGRVCIIIVPIEPDEKWVKKAVENTPVLESSKRKPLATEAGQAAAD; from the coding sequence ATGGAGTATGGAGCCATGATTATTCTCAGTACCATCTTAGGTACTTTAGCCCGGTTCTGGATGCTGAGAATTGATTATCGTCAGTATCCAGGTTATCCTCATGGCTATGCTGTTCATTTAGCGTTAGGCTTTATAGCAGCTGGATTAGGTGGATTAGTGGCACCTGCTTTATTAGAAGAGGAGTATGTAGCCATTACTTTTCTGTCTGTAGCTGCTCAGCAATTTAGCAATATTCGTAGTATGGAACGTGAATTTTTAACTAACTTAGAAAAGACTGAGCTAGTTCCACGAGGTAGTGCTTATATTGAAGGAATAGCTAAAGTTTTTGAAGCTAGAAATTATTTGGCAATGTTAGTTGCTTTTATGTCGTCTATTGGATATATTCTCTTTTCTTGGTATGGAGCAGTAATTGCCGGAATAATAACAGCATTGATATTGCAGCAAGCTATGACAGAAGATATAATTAAAGATATTGCAAAGGTTGATGTAGTAGATTTAGAATTTATAGGACCAGATGGGGCTAATATTGCTATTGATGAAGTAGTGATTATGAATGTCGGTTTAAAAGAATCACTAAAACACTGGAAAAGTGGAGGAATTGGAATAGTTATCGATCCTAAAAATGATGATGCTCGGGCTACTTTAGCAAACATTGGTCAGCGTCAAGCTATTTTACATGATGTAATTACACAATTAGGTGTTAAGCTAGACACAGGAGTACAGGATTATACTCCTTTAGCGCGATTGAATTTAGATACAGGCCGAGTTTGTATTATTATTGTTCCTATTGAACCAGATGAAAAATGGGTAAAAAAAGCAGTGGAGAATACTCCAGTGTTAGAAAGTTCAAAACGTAAACCTTTAGCAACTGAAGCGGGTCAAGCTGCAGCTGATTAG
- a CDS encoding sensor histidine kinase, translating into MILELLITLLKNMAVVVVFAYLLSRSNSFKKVVYEESSLQIKVFLIIFFGILSALGTFLGVNIFDAYANIRAIGAVVAGFLGGPLVGIGAGLIGGLHRYTLGGFTAFACAVGTISSGLIAGVIRNYRSFDQINTKFAFWVGMVLEIIEMGYVLFLSHPTAQAQRLVAVISAPMILNNAIGIAIFVNILQSAKNEEEKLKALQSQKALEIANCTLPHLQEGLNYKSAARTAETILNMTDIKAVSITNLSEVLAHKGLAEDHHESGENILTDATKRTIETGNVSIAETSAAIGCPVEDCELAAAVIAPLKFQNEIIGTMKFYKDREKSIREEEIELATGVANLLSTQIKIASLKKEAQLATQAELKALQAQIHPHFLFNALNTIISFCRTQPQQARNLLIKLSQFFRQTLKSGKEIISLAEELEHIKNYIAIEKARFGEQLEVEIDISDELLEVQLPNFILQPLVENAVRHGVSPQPNGGKIEIIAQDKSQEVEIVIKDNGVGIDSEKSDMILEEGTGQGTGIGLANVNSRLKKIYGLSYGLQLKTQLQQGTEIKVVIPKQHEKEAS; encoded by the coding sequence ATGATATTAGAGTTATTAATTACTTTACTCAAGAACATGGCAGTTGTTGTTGTCTTTGCTTATTTGTTGAGTCGATCTAATAGTTTTAAAAAAGTAGTTTATGAAGAGTCTAGTTTACAGATTAAAGTTTTTTTAATTATCTTTTTTGGCATTCTTTCGGCTCTAGGAACATTTTTAGGAGTTAATATTTTTGATGCTTATGCTAATATTAGAGCTATCGGTGCAGTAGTAGCCGGATTTTTAGGGGGGCCATTAGTTGGTATCGGAGCTGGTTTAATCGGCGGTTTACATCGTTATACTTTAGGTGGTTTTACTGCTTTTGCTTGTGCTGTAGGAACTATTAGTTCTGGATTGATAGCTGGAGTAATTCGTAACTATCGTTCTTTTGATCAAATTAATACTAAGTTTGCTTTTTGGGTAGGTATGGTATTAGAGATTATTGAAATGGGATATGTCTTGTTTTTGAGTCATCCTACTGCTCAAGCTCAGCGATTAGTGGCAGTTATTTCAGCACCTATGATTTTAAATAATGCTATTGGAATTGCAATTTTTGTTAATATTCTCCAGTCAGCCAAAAATGAAGAGGAAAAACTAAAGGCTTTACAGTCACAAAAGGCTTTAGAGATTGCTAATTGTACTCTGCCTCATCTTCAAGAAGGGCTTAATTATAAATCTGCTGCTCGAACGGCAGAAACTATTTTAAATATGACAGATATTAAAGCAGTTTCAATTACCAATCTAAGTGAGGTATTAGCTCACAAAGGATTAGCTGAAGACCATCACGAATCAGGAGAGAATATTTTAACTGATGCTACTAAAAGGACAATTGAAACTGGTAATGTATCAATTGCTGAGACTTCTGCGGCTATCGGCTGTCCAGTAGAGGATTGTGAGTTAGCAGCAGCAGTAATAGCTCCGTTGAAATTCCAGAATGAAATTATTGGTACGATGAAATTTTACAAAGATCGAGAGAAGAGCATTCGTGAGGAGGAGATTGAATTAGCTACTGGAGTGGCTAATCTTTTATCGACTCAGATTAAGATTGCTAGTTTAAAGAAAGAAGCTCAACTTGCTACTCAGGCTGAACTTAAAGCCTTACAGGCTCAGATTCATCCCCACTTTCTATTTAATGCTTTAAATACTATTATCTCTTTTTGTCGGACTCAACCCCAACAGGCTAGAAACTTATTGATTAAATTATCTCAGTTTTTTCGTCAGACATTAAAATCGGGTAAAGAAATTATTAGTTTAGCTGAAGAATTAGAACATATCAAAAATTATATTGCTATTGAAAAAGCTAGATTTGGTGAACAATTAGAAGTTGAGATTGATATTAGTGATGAGTTATTAGAAGTACAGCTGCCTAATTTTATTTTACAGCCGTTAGTGGAGAATGCAGTTCGACATGGTGTATCACCACAGCCAAATGGCGGTAAGATTGAGATAATTGCTCAAGATAAAAGTCAAGAAGTAGAAATTGTAATTAAAGATAATGGGGTCGGCATTGACAGTGAGAAATCAGATATGATTTTAGAAGAAGGAACTGGCCAAGGAACAGGTATTGGTTTGGCTAATGTTAATTCCAGATTAAAAAAGATCTATGGTTTAAGTTATGGTTTGCAGTTAAAAACACAGCTACAACAAGGAACAGAGATTAAAGTGGTCATTCCTAAACAGCATGAAAAGGAGGCCAGCTAA
- a CDS encoding bifunctional 4-hydroxy-3-methylbut-2-enyl diphosphate reductase/30S ribosomal protein S1, whose amino-acid sequence MEIILADHAGFCFGVRRAMRLTKEAGKNKEEEIRTLGPLIHNPQAVDRLEKLGVGIADNIKEVEEGTVIIRSHGVPPDILTKAGDKELNILDATCPFVKKAQKNAAKLYQEGYQVIVSGDKKHPEVTAILGSTDNQAVVIEEKEDLKELSEKLDKVGVIAQTTQSISKFKKTVTKLMDRAEELKIYNTICTTTHERQTAAAELANEVGLMIVIGGYNSANTNRLAEICDETGAKTYHVETADDLSQDWFYDIERVGVTAGASTPNWIIKEVVSRMEDIKKEKVETMDGEIQEISDFERGEVLTGTVEQITDEGIYVDIGDKSEGIIPLDELSAQQFESPSDVVEEGEEVEVQILNPEDEDENIVLSKKKQDYEKAWERIEKAHENDEIIEAEITKEVKGGLVADVGLRGFIPASHVAIEYIEDLSQYVGETLQLKIIEVERDNNNVVLSRKEVLEKEFEEKKEEIFASLEEGEVIEGKITKLVDFGAFVDIGGVEGLLHISEMSWGRIDHPSDVLEEGEETKVKVLGVNPQEERISLGLKQILPDPWEEFLDNYNEGDIISGKITKTVDFGAFMEIQPGVEGLIHISQLSHRHVANTEEVVTAGDEVEAKIINVEPDERKVGLSLKELEDKEEQKSQTKSPQKDVDEFVENDDDEGTGVTIGDMFGELFEEEQ is encoded by the coding sequence TTGGAGATAATACTAGCTGATCATGCTGGATTTTGTTTTGGTGTAAGAAGAGCTATGAGATTAACAAAGGAAGCAGGAAAGAATAAAGAGGAAGAAATTCGGACTTTAGGTCCTTTAATACATAATCCTCAGGCTGTTGATAGGCTTGAAAAGTTAGGCGTGGGTATTGCTGATAATATAAAGGAAGTTGAAGAAGGAACAGTTATTATTAGATCCCATGGTGTTCCACCTGATATATTAACTAAAGCTGGAGATAAAGAGTTAAATATATTAGATGCTACATGTCCTTTTGTAAAGAAAGCTCAAAAGAATGCAGCTAAATTATATCAAGAAGGCTATCAAGTGATAGTAAGTGGTGATAAAAAACATCCAGAAGTAACTGCTATTTTGGGTTCAACAGATAATCAGGCGGTTGTAATTGAAGAGAAAGAAGACTTAAAGGAGCTGTCTGAAAAATTGGACAAAGTAGGGGTAATTGCCCAAACGACTCAATCGATAAGCAAATTTAAAAAAACGGTTACTAAGTTAATGGATAGAGCAGAAGAGTTAAAGATTTATAATACTATTTGCACTACTACTCATGAAAGACAGACTGCTGCTGCTGAGCTAGCAAATGAAGTTGGGTTAATGATTGTGATTGGAGGTTATAATAGTGCAAACACCAATCGCTTGGCTGAAATCTGTGATGAAACTGGTGCAAAGACATATCATGTTGAAACAGCAGATGATTTAAGTCAGGATTGGTTTTATGATATAGAAAGAGTAGGCGTTACAGCGGGGGCATCGACCCCAAATTGGATTATCAAGGAGGTTGTCAGTCGAATGGAAGATATTAAAAAAGAAAAAGTTGAGACGATGGATGGTGAAATTCAAGAAATTTCTGATTTTGAACGAGGTGAAGTACTTACTGGAACTGTAGAGCAGATTACTGATGAAGGGATTTATGTTGATATTGGAGATAAGTCTGAGGGCATTATTCCTCTCGATGAATTAAGTGCTCAACAGTTTGAATCGCCGTCTGATGTAGTAGAAGAAGGTGAGGAAGTTGAGGTTCAGATTTTAAATCCTGAGGATGAAGATGAAAATATAGTTTTATCTAAGAAAAAGCAGGATTATGAAAAAGCCTGGGAAAGAATAGAGAAGGCACATGAAAATGATGAGATTATTGAAGCTGAAATTACAAAAGAAGTTAAGGGTGGTTTAGTAGCCGATGTTGGTTTAAGAGGATTTATTCCTGCTTCACATGTTGCGATTGAGTATATTGAGGATTTGAGTCAGTATGTCGGTGAAACACTACAGTTAAAAATAATAGAAGTGGAAAGAGATAATAATAATGTAGTATTATCTCGTAAAGAAGTATTAGAAAAAGAGTTTGAGGAGAAGAAAGAAGAGATCTTTGCTTCTTTAGAAGAAGGAGAAGTAATTGAAGGAAAGATAACTAAATTAGTTGATTTTGGTGCTTTTGTAGATATTGGAGGGGTTGAAGGATTATTACATATTTCTGAGATGTCTTGGGGAAGAATTGACCATCCTTCTGATGTATTAGAAGAAGGTGAAGAAACTAAAGTTAAAGTTTTAGGTGTTAATCCACAAGAAGAGAGAATTTCTTTAGGTTTAAAGCAGATATTACCTGATCCTTGGGAAGAATTTCTTGATAATTATAATGAGGGAGATATTATTTCTGGAAAAATCACAAAAACAGTTGATTTTGGTGCTTTCATGGAAATTCAACCAGGTGTAGAAGGTTTAATTCATATTTCTCAACTTTCTCATCGTCATGTTGCTAATACTGAAGAAGTAGTAACGGCTGGAGATGAAGTTGAAGCTAAAATTATTAATGTTGAACCTGATGAAAGAAAAGTAGGATTGAGTCTTAAGGAACTAGAAGATAAAGAAGAGCAAAAGAGTCAGACTAAAAGTCCTCAAAAGGATGTAGATGAATTTGTTGAAAATGATGATGATGAAGGTACTGGAGTTACAATAGGTGATATGTTTGGCGAATTATTTGAAGAAGAGCAATAA
- a CDS encoding DUF3189 family protein, whose product MKIIYYDSTGRYLAVIAAAIHLNQLDNNVPEWEELKELIYFDVEEKIKPGKIIFIDRDQLGNDIYILGSDGVGTVIEKTIAGIKRIFNIESRAVFIDLTEYENWSFKFGLMLKGFNSFLANKLIYSNLVDSFLKIEQKVTEIKEAD is encoded by the coding sequence ATGAAGATAATTTATTATGATAGTACTGGAAGATACTTAGCAGTTATTGCTGCTGCTATTCATTTGAATCAGTTAGATAATAATGTGCCCGAATGGGAAGAATTAAAAGAGTTAATTTATTTTGACGTTGAAGAAAAGATAAAGCCAGGAAAAATTATTTTTATTGATAGAGATCAACTAGGAAATGATATTTATATCCTAGGTAGTGATGGAGTAGGAACTGTAATTGAGAAAACAATTGCCGGTATCAAACGGATCTTTAATATTGAGAGCAGGGCTGTTTTCATAGATTTGACTGAATATGAGAATTGGTCATTTAAGTTTGGGTTGATGCTTAAAGGTTTTAATTCTTTTTTAGCTAATAAATTAATTTATAGTAATTTGGTTGATTCTTTTTTAAAAATAGAACAAAAAGTAACTGAAATTAAAGAAGCAGATTAG
- a CDS encoding LytR/AlgR family response regulator transcription factor, whose amino-acid sequence MKLETVIVDDELPARDELKFLLSDLDELEVIAEASTGQQALEIITKQKPDVAFLDIQMPGKSGMEIAEEILTWEKKPLIVFITAYDRYAIKAFELNAQDYLLKPFTEERFAKTIERILDKYQMETKTVNDQQLEKLIASMNPRSNSLIKIPVNSKQGRIKLLDEEEVIFAYTKNGDVYIKICDNEYKSDFTLSELEDKLPNPNFFRVHRSYIANLEKIKEVIPWFKGKYRLVMGDQLESEIPVSRNKIKKLKEIINL is encoded by the coding sequence ATGAAGTTAGAAACTGTAATTGTAGACGATGAACTTCCAGCTAGAGATGAATTAAAGTTTCTTTTATCCGATTTAGATGAATTAGAAGTTATAGCTGAAGCTTCGACTGGCCAACAAGCGTTAGAAATAATTACCAAGCAGAAACCAGATGTAGCTTTTTTGGATATTCAGATGCCTGGCAAGTCAGGAATGGAAATAGCGGAGGAAATTTTAACTTGGGAGAAAAAGCCTTTAATCGTTTTTATAACTGCTTATGATAGATATGCAATTAAAGCTTTTGAATTGAATGCTCAGGATTACTTATTGAAGCCTTTTACTGAGGAACGATTTGCAAAAACAATTGAGCGTATATTGGACAAATATCAGATGGAAACTAAGACGGTAAATGATCAGCAGTTAGAAAAACTAATTGCTTCAATGAATCCCAGATCAAATTCCTTAATTAAGATTCCAGTTAATTCCAAACAGGGAAGGATAAAGTTATTAGATGAAGAAGAAGTAATTTTTGCCTACACTAAGAACGGAGACGTTTACATTAAGATTTGTGATAATGAATACAAGAGTGACTTTACATTATCGGAGTTAGAAGATAAGTTACCGAACCCAAATTTTTTTCGCGTACATCGGAGTTATATAGCTAATTTAGAAAAAATAAAAGAAGTTATTCCTTGGTTTAAGGGCAAATATAGATTGGTTATGGGCGATCAGCTAGAATCGGAGATACCTGTTAGTCGTAATAAGATAAAAAAATTAAAAGAAATTATAAATTTATAA
- a CDS encoding capping complex subunit for YIEGIA translates to MDVNLTNNILAIVTLKEDETRVDGGYAPVFYAEDEEELEYIAMIISRLTFSMAHNLGNGVYILVKH, encoded by the coding sequence ATGGATGTCAATTTAACTAACAATATTTTAGCTATTGTGACTTTAAAGGAGGATGAAACTAGAGTAGATGGGGGATATGCTCCTGTCTTTTATGCAGAAGATGAGGAAGAATTAGAATATATAGCTATGATAATTTCTCGTTTAACTTTTTCTATGGCTCATAATTTGGGTAATGGAGTTTATATTTTGGTTAAACATTAA
- a CDS encoding DUF3189 family protein: MKIIYNCYGSAHSSVLAAGIHVGLLPKNRVPTTTEIMDLPHYDQTETEEIGTIYYFGEDEFDSQVYILGMKSSPKVVRRAIFSVLEEFDIDRNKLILIDSLPYVNNLTRIGGFLSRGLGLVKIGRPLTVYGLQKSYFRFVNLVQGVKKRLSYIH, translated from the coding sequence ATGAAGATAATTTATAATTGTTATGGGAGTGCTCATTCTTCTGTTCTAGCTGCTGGAATTCATGTAGGGCTTTTGCCCAAGAATAGAGTTCCAACTACTACAGAGATTATGGATCTGCCTCATTATGATCAAACTGAGACAGAAGAGATAGGAACTATTTACTATTTTGGTGAAGATGAATTTGACTCTCAAGTATATATTTTAGGAATGAAAAGCTCTCCTAAAGTAGTAAGGAGAGCTATCTTTAGTGTGTTAGAAGAGTTTGATATTGATAGAAATAAATTGATTTTAATTGACTCGCTACCCTATGTAAATAATTTAACTCGAATAGGTGGTTTTTTATCTCGGGGATTGGGATTAGTAAAAATCGGACGTCCGCTTACAGTTTATGGATTGCAAAAATCCTATTTTCGGTTTGTTAATTTAGTTCAGGGTGTCAAAAAAAGGTTAAGTTATATTCATTAA
- a CDS encoding lysophospholipid acyltransferase family protein yields MRSGNTVYNVGHFLTNIFFRFIIGWEIAGRENIPQEGPLIVVSNHISNWDPIIISSALTRRIQFVAKKELFEIPGVGNFLNYIDTIPIHRGRPDRKAIRNVFDVLESDGCLGLFPEGTRSKSGKLRKARRGIVMIALKSEVPILPLGLINTTNPLSQKVKINIGQPFTLDEYYGEKLDKEEMKEVGSEIMDEIRELIK; encoded by the coding sequence ATGAGGAGTGGAAATACTGTTTATAATGTAGGGCATTTTCTGACTAATATCTTTTTTCGATTTATAATCGGATGGGAGATAGCAGGGAGAGAGAATATTCCTCAGGAAGGGCCACTAATTGTGGTGTCGAATCATATTAGTAATTGGGATCCAATAATTATTTCCAGCGCATTAACTAGACGAATTCAATTTGTAGCTAAAAAAGAATTATTTGAGATACCAGGAGTGGGGAATTTTTTAAATTATATTGATACTATCCCTATTCATCGTGGTCGGCCTGATCGTAAGGCAATTAGAAATGTTTTTGATGTTTTAGAATCAGATGGTTGTTTAGGGCTTTTTCCAGAGGGAACTAGAAGTAAATCAGGTAAGTTAAGAAAGGCTAGACGAGGTATTGTAATGATTGCGTTGAAATCTGAAGTTCCTATTTTACCATTAGGGTTAATAAATACCACTAATCCTTTAAGTCAGAAAGTTAAGATTAATATTGGTCAGCCATTTACTCTGGATGAATATTATGGAGAAAAATTAGATAAAGAAGAAATGAAAGAGGTAGGTTCTGAAATCATGGATGAAATTAGGGAGTTGATTAAGTAG